Proteins encoded together in one Halalkaliarchaeum sp. AArc-CO window:
- a CDS encoding coenzyme F420-0:L-glutamate ligase: MELFAVPGLPEIEPGDDIAALVEERTDLQPTDVVCIASTIVSKAEGRLADLSSFPAGPRARELATTLESATGEPKDPRFAQAVLEESVELLMESPFLLTETRFGHITVNAGIDRSNVPGHDLLLLPRRPSASARSIADGLSTDRVIVTDTCGRPFRHGQRGVAIGWTGLPASRDWRGERDRTGRELGVTVQNVVDELAAAANLLAGEGDDGTPVVVIRGFEFGDHDGSEELFREIESDFVRQALRDWAVDA, translated from the coding sequence ATGGAGCTGTTCGCCGTCCCGGGGCTACCGGAGATCGAACCGGGTGACGACATCGCAGCGTTGGTCGAAGAGCGGACCGACCTGCAGCCGACGGACGTCGTCTGTATCGCCTCGACGATCGTCTCGAAGGCCGAGGGCCGGCTCGCGGATCTGTCGTCGTTTCCGGCGGGTCCCCGGGCTCGGGAGCTCGCGACGACCCTCGAGTCGGCCACCGGCGAGCCGAAAGACCCCCGATTTGCTCAGGCAGTACTCGAGGAAAGCGTCGAACTGCTGATGGAATCCCCGTTTCTGCTCACCGAAACCCGGTTCGGCCACATCACAGTAAACGCCGGGATCGACCGGTCGAACGTTCCAGGCCACGATCTGCTGTTGCTCCCCCGCCGCCCCAGCGCGAGCGCACGATCGATCGCCGACGGGCTCTCGACCGACCGTGTGATCGTCACCGACACCTGCGGGCGACCGTTCCGACACGGGCAGCGGGGCGTCGCGATCGGCTGGACCGGCCTTCCGGCGAGCCGGGACTGGCGGGGCGAGCGAGATCGAACGGGACGCGAGCTGGGAGTCACCGTCCAGAACGTCGTCGACGAACTCGCCGCGGCGGCGAACCTGCTCGCGGGCGAGGGCGACGACGGGACGCCGGTCGTCGTGATCCGGGGGTTCGAATTCGGCGACCACGACGGTTCAGAAGAACTGTTCCGCGAGATCGAGAGCGACTTCGTTCGGCAGGCGCTTCGGGATTGGGCTGTCGATGCCTGA
- a CDS encoding NUDIX domain-containing protein, translating to MDHAVTTFLRNRGQILLVRRPSAVDVYPNRWSGIADYLQSEPDDPLAEAERHLRETIGSGRVDLVRSGAPITVPDEDRTWLVHPFLFDVETRQIPSDGSIEGAEWVHSTAIRDRDTVPMLWETYRRVAPTVETIRTDEVHGASWLSVRALEVLRDEAASVDEWDGVVGLARELVDVRPGMVTIGNRVNRVMADVVDGVNLVDGDDAVADAPSPAFVHDRSIGAIDRAVEADGTAARSVAELLESGNRFRRRGGPIVTLSRSETVVDALLELCSRTEPAGRSESADRSEPPADIRVLVGESRPDREGVGVAETLSDSGIEVMLAADSALPWLLECGDAGCVLVGADTVDPSGGVYNKAGTYGLALAADRAGVPVVVVASSSKIAPTAGFEQERSDPAAVYGGSSGIEVATPRFDRTPPGLVTAIVTEHGTLSTADVRSIAAEHRTNAAWSRRAVGTDDV from the coding sequence ATGGACCACGCCGTCACGACATTCCTCAGAAACCGCGGGCAGATCCTCCTCGTCCGCCGGCCGTCGGCTGTCGACGTGTATCCGAACCGCTGGTCGGGGATCGCCGACTACCTCCAGTCGGAACCCGACGATCCGCTCGCCGAGGCCGAGCGGCACCTCCGTGAGACGATCGGTTCCGGCAGAGTAGATCTCGTTCGGTCCGGCGCGCCGATCACGGTTCCGGATGAGGATCGCACGTGGCTCGTCCATCCGTTCCTGTTCGACGTGGAAACCCGACAGATCCCCTCGGACGGGAGCATCGAGGGTGCCGAATGGGTTCACTCGACGGCGATCCGCGACCGGGACACCGTTCCGATGCTGTGGGAGACGTACCGTCGGGTCGCGCCGACCGTCGAGACGATCCGTACTGACGAAGTTCACGGGGCGTCGTGGCTCTCGGTTCGCGCGCTCGAGGTGCTCCGCGACGAAGCCGCAAGCGTCGACGAGTGGGACGGAGTCGTAGGTCTCGCACGGGAACTCGTGGACGTCCGTCCAGGGATGGTCACGATCGGAAACCGGGTGAATCGGGTAATGGCGGACGTCGTCGACGGGGTGAATCTCGTCGACGGGGATGATGCTGTCGCCGACGCGCCGTCACCGGCGTTCGTTCACGACCGATCGATCGGGGCGATCGATCGGGCGGTCGAAGCCGACGGAACAGCAGCCCGGTCCGTCGCAGAGCTCCTCGAATCCGGCAACCGCTTTCGCCGACGCGGCGGACCGATCGTCACGCTTTCCCGTTCCGAGACAGTGGTCGACGCGCTTCTCGAACTGTGTTCCCGGACGGAGCCGGCGGGTCGATCGGAGTCGGCGGATCGTTCGGAGCCGCCGGCGGATATTCGGGTGCTCGTCGGGGAATCCCGCCCCGACAGGGAGGGAGTGGGCGTGGCCGAGACGCTATCCGACTCCGGCATCGAGGTCATGCTCGCTGCGGATTCGGCGCTTCCTTGGCTCCTCGAGTGCGGCGACGCCGGCTGTGTGCTCGTCGGGGCCGACACGGTCGATCCCAGCGGGGGCGTGTACAACAAGGCAGGGACCTACGGGCTCGCACTCGCCGCCGACCGGGCCGGCGTTCCGGTGGTCGTCGTGGCGTCCTCTTCGAAGATCGCCCCGACCGCGGGGTTCGAGCAGGAACGGTCGGATCCCGCGGCAGTGTACGGCGGAAGCTCCGGGATCGAGGTGGCGACGCCCCGGTTCGACCGGACGCCCCCGGGGCTGGTGACGGCGATCGTCACCGAACATGGGACGCTCTCGACGGCAGACGTCCGGTCGATCGCGGCCGAACACCGGACGAATGCGGCGTGGTCACGGCGTGCAGTCGGGACGGACGACGTTTGA
- a CDS encoding phosphatase PAP2 family protein: MNRYGPLWDASVNASFREALGPIVPVLESLTHLGDGALLLVLGVLLYWFGARGARRERAFVIAVGVAVFALSVGLKGIVQLPRPDLAFTPAGYPGYSFPSAHAMGSAGFYGALAASMTRGRPLWRYFAAGVVVAVVAVSRVVMGVHYVGDVLVGVVLGFGIVAFGIYYRDNWTFDPGPLFVAATAIALLAGLLGSRVFLSFSLGAALGGTIGWYYVAERPTTSVGAAVLVLGVMGLVGILVVRVATVWLGITALVNVHPVSALVAEVIAYAALTGFVLVVPWLAVRIETHPVVVSLQTNLPFRGRVVEPELQAEGGDPSDD; this comes from the coding sequence ATGAACCGCTACGGTCCGCTGTGGGACGCGAGCGTAAACGCGTCGTTTCGGGAAGCGCTGGGACCGATCGTACCGGTACTGGAATCGCTGACTCATCTCGGCGACGGCGCGTTGCTGCTCGTCCTCGGCGTGTTGCTCTACTGGTTTGGCGCCCGGGGCGCGCGCCGGGAACGGGCGTTCGTCATCGCGGTCGGCGTCGCGGTGTTTGCGCTTTCGGTCGGCCTGAAGGGGATCGTCCAGCTCCCTCGGCCGGACCTGGCGTTTACTCCCGCGGGGTATCCCGGCTACTCGTTCCCGAGCGCCCACGCGATGGGCAGCGCGGGGTTTTACGGCGCGCTGGCGGCGAGCATGACTCGCGGCCGTCCGCTGTGGCGGTATTTCGCTGCCGGTGTCGTCGTGGCGGTGGTCGCCGTCTCGCGGGTCGTGATGGGCGTTCACTACGTCGGCGATGTACTCGTGGGCGTGGTGTTGGGGTTCGGAATCGTCGCGTTCGGCATCTACTACCGGGACAACTGGACGTTCGATCCCGGGCCGCTGTTCGTCGCCGCGACGGCGATCGCGCTGCTTGCCGGGCTCTTGGGCTCGCGCGTGTTTCTCAGCTTCTCGCTCGGTGCAGCGCTGGGCGGGACGATCGGCTGGTACTACGTCGCCGAGCGCCCGACGACCTCCGTGGGTGCGGCCGTCCTGGTTCTCGGCGTAATGGGCCTGGTCGGTATCCTGGTGGTGCGTGTCGCAACGGTGTGGCTGGGGATCACGGCGCTCGTGAACGTCCATCCGGTCTCGGCGCTGGTCGCCGAGGTGATCGCGTATGCCGCGCTCACCGGATTCGTGTTGGTCGTCCCCTGGCTCGCGGTTCGGATCGAGACGCATCCGGTGGTGGTATCGCTCCAGACGAACCTCCCGTTCCGCGGTCGCGTCGTCGAACCCGAACTGCAGGCGGAGGGGGGCGACCCGAGCGACGACTGA
- a CDS encoding lysylphosphatidylglycerol synthase transmembrane domain-containing protein, whose amino-acid sequence MKRRAVVAFAIAVGLLVLFVYAIGWNDVLAAVSRTSPSMYATAFLAMIGCLFFRSLVWHQVLSVVDEPRPYWLVSGVFLTAMFAKYAVPYGQVTSGVGVAAVVSRYYDAVYEEGLAAVVSADFLNYVPYYTLGGVGAVYVLVTHPLPIDIGTHALPVVALVAIVAIVLWIGWQRRRLVVRGITALTARLRGVVRHLTGRNVRFLRRENVERRFEGFYTTLDLVGRDRRAILGAVVFAHLGWAGLAVALFATAHAVGLPIPLGIAFLSVAVSKVGFLVPTPGGVGGVEASMAAALYLLWPVGFATATAIALLWRLSTYWFTILVGGTTALAMTLRDPTPTRGK is encoded by the coding sequence ATGAAACGACGAGCCGTCGTGGCGTTCGCCATCGCGGTCGGGCTGCTCGTGTTGTTCGTGTACGCGATCGGATGGAACGACGTCTTGGCTGCGGTGTCCCGGACATCACCGTCGATGTACGCGACGGCGTTTCTCGCGATGATCGGCTGTCTGTTCTTCCGGAGTCTCGTCTGGCACCAGGTGCTTTCGGTCGTAGACGAGCCCAGACCCTACTGGCTCGTGAGTGGCGTCTTCCTCACCGCGATGTTCGCGAAATACGCCGTCCCATACGGTCAGGTCACCTCCGGCGTCGGCGTCGCCGCGGTGGTCAGCCGGTACTACGACGCCGTCTACGAGGAGGGACTGGCGGCGGTCGTGAGCGCCGACTTCCTCAACTACGTCCCCTACTACACGCTCGGCGGCGTCGGCGCCGTCTACGTCCTGGTTACCCATCCGCTCCCGATTGACATCGGAACCCACGCGCTCCCGGTCGTCGCGCTCGTCGCGATCGTCGCGATCGTGCTCTGGATCGGCTGGCAACGTCGGAGACTCGTGGTCCGGGGGATAACCGCCCTTACTGCCCGTCTACGAGGGGTCGTCCGCCACCTGACCGGTCGCAACGTCAGGTTCCTCAGGCGGGAGAACGTCGAACGCCGGTTCGAGGGGTTTTACACGACGCTAGATCTGGTCGGTCGGGACCGCCGGGCGATTCTGGGCGCGGTCGTCTTCGCCCACCTCGGGTGGGCCGGGCTCGCCGTCGCACTGTTCGCGACCGCACACGCGGTCGGCCTCCCGATACCGCTGGGAATCGCGTTTCTCTCCGTCGCCGTGAGCAAGGTCGGCTTCCTCGTTCCGACTCCCGGCGGCGTCGGCGGCGTCGAGGCGTCGATGGCGGCGGCTCTGTATCTGCTCTGGCCAGTCGGCTTCGCAACTGCAACCGCGATCGCGTTGCTGTGGCGGCTGTCCACGTACTGGTTCACGATTCTGGTCGGCGGAACGACTGCGCTGGCGATGACGCTCCGGGATCCAACCCCGACACGCGGGAAGTGA
- a CDS encoding NAD+ synthase — protein MSESDDGRSIFLREEPPLDLTFSEPELEEVRDHITDFIAATVDAAGAEGAVLGLSGGIDSTTTAYLAVEALGPDGVHGLLMPSEVNDPETMSDAERVAEALGIEYDVIEIQPIAETFFDQYSDAADDRMAAGNVYVRTRAVLNYFVANHENRIVLGTGNRSEAMTGYFTKYGDQAVDCNPIGNLYKMQVRQLAAHLGVPHDLVMQTPTAGMWVGQTDEEEMGVDYDTLDGILALHVDGPLSADATVRALDVTAEQVDRVVELVETSEHKRSMPPAPPLE, from the coding sequence ATGAGCGAATCCGACGATGGGCGATCGATATTTCTCCGGGAGGAACCGCCGCTCGACCTCACGTTCTCGGAACCCGAACTCGAAGAGGTCCGCGACCACATCACCGACTTCATCGCCGCCACCGTCGACGCGGCCGGCGCGGAGGGCGCTGTCCTCGGGCTCTCGGGGGGGATCGACTCGACGACGACTGCCTATCTGGCGGTCGAGGCGCTGGGCCCCGACGGCGTTCACGGCCTACTCATGCCAAGCGAAGTGAACGATCCCGAGACGATGTCCGACGCCGAGCGCGTCGCCGAAGCCCTGGGTATCGAGTACGACGTAATCGAGATCCAGCCGATCGCCGAGACGTTCTTCGATCAGTATTCCGACGCGGCCGACGATCGGATGGCGGCCGGAAACGTCTACGTCCGGACACGGGCGGTGTTGAACTACTTCGTCGCGAACCACGAAAACCGGATCGTTCTCGGGACGGGCAACCGCTCGGAGGCGATGACCGGCTACTTCACGAAGTACGGCGATCAGGCGGTCGACTGCAACCCGATCGGCAACCTCTACAAGATGCAGGTGCGTCAGCTTGCAGCTCACCTTGGCGTCCCCCACGATCTGGTGATGCAGACGCCCACCGCGGGGATGTGGGTCGGGCAGACCGACGAGGAGGAGATGGGCGTCGACTACGACACCCTCGATGGAATCCTGGCGCTGCACGTCGACGGTCCGCTGTCGGCCGACGCCACCGTCCGGGCGCTGGACGTGACTGCAGAGCAGGTCGATCGAGTGGTGGAACTCGTCGAGACCAGCGAACACAAACGATCGATGCCGCCGGCGCCTCCCCTGGAGTGA
- a CDS encoding enoyl-CoA hydratase/isomerase family protein — MGESTVTVRTRTRDEIRTVEFATPARRNAVSPADLTRLEYALRHAERVGDPVVYLTGVGDAFCAGADLDAVASLSDPAAFARHGARVARLIAECDPVVVAGIDGPARGGGVELALACDLRIATPEATFAESGVRLGLFGAWGGTARLPRIVGEGNALDLSLSGRTIDAEEARRIGLVSRITDDPFEVAVELAANPPAALRGITRRIRDRSDVDAQERAEAELFARLYGRFGEDIDR, encoded by the coding sequence ATGGGGGAATCAACCGTGACTGTTCGGACGCGGACGCGCGATGAGATTCGAACGGTCGAATTCGCGACTCCTGCTCGACGCAACGCCGTCTCTCCCGCCGACCTGACCCGCCTGGAATATGCACTCCGGCACGCCGAACGAGTAGGGGATCCGGTTGTCTATCTCACGGGAGTGGGTGACGCGTTCTGTGCAGGGGCTGACCTGGATGCTGTTGCGTCGCTGTCGGATCCTGCGGCGTTCGCCCGACACGGGGCGAGGGTCGCCCGACTGATAGCGGAGTGTGATCCGGTCGTCGTCGCCGGAATCGACGGGCCAGCACGCGGCGGTGGGGTCGAACTCGCGCTCGCGTGTGATCTCCGAATTGCCACGCCGGAAGCGACGTTCGCGGAGTCGGGCGTCCGGCTCGGACTGTTCGGCGCCTGGGGTGGCACCGCCCGGTTGCCCCGGATCGTCGGAGAGGGCAACGCCCTCGATCTTTCCCTGTCCGGCCGGACCATCGACGCCGAGGAGGCACGCCGGATCGGACTCGTCTCCCGGATCACCGACGATCCCTTCGAGGTGGCGGTGGAACTCGCCGCGAATCCGCCAGCGGCCCTCCGGGGCATAACGCGACGGATCCGTGACCGGAGCGACGTCGACGCTCAAGAACGCGCCGAGGCGGAACTGTTCGCCCGGCTCTACGGTCGATTTGGGGAAGACATCGACAGGTGA
- a CDS encoding site-specific integrase, with translation MKHGDENKVDGIVLVTEDAAEYLNPRQELSYREHRRELAEWMLSLGKDPGKAEGYSHTTAKNRMNRLDLFYRYTWDQEGRYVQDLSTDHADSWMRWLARKDYKESTKCHYQKAVHTLFKWQNWERDRNIDWEPVIEYSDPSTNYTPRDYLTRDDRRKLREAAMEYGSVPHYNSLMPEERDRWRKHLAQRLQKPAEKVGKEDWIKANSFKYTSMIYTALDAGLRPCEVERANLRWVDTDNQVLRIPREDASKNRENWIIALKPETASILERWIEERKTREKYDNREALWLTKYGNRYNKDSFRTVFRNIAQEAGLDLENRDLTPYSIRHSTATYIAEEQGLAVAAAQCRHKSKRTTEKYEHSSVSRQSDAVNSID, from the coding sequence ATGAAGCACGGAGACGAGAACAAGGTAGACGGTATCGTCCTCGTAACAGAGGACGCCGCAGAATACCTGAATCCTCGGCAGGAACTCTCTTACCGGGAACACCGCAGAGAGTTAGCGGAGTGGATGCTCAGCCTCGGAAAAGACCCGGGGAAGGCAGAGGGCTACAGCCATACTACTGCGAAGAACAGGATGAACCGGCTCGACCTCTTCTACCGGTACACCTGGGATCAGGAAGGCCGATACGTCCAGGATCTCTCGACTGATCACGCCGATTCTTGGATGCGTTGGCTCGCACGGAAAGACTACAAGGAGTCGACGAAGTGCCACTACCAGAAGGCCGTCCACACCTTGTTCAAATGGCAGAACTGGGAACGCGACCGGAACATCGACTGGGAACCTGTGATCGAGTACAGCGATCCCTCCACCAACTACACCCCGAGAGACTACCTGACAAGGGACGACCGTAGAAAACTCCGGGAAGCTGCGATGGAGTACGGATCCGTACCTCACTACAATTCTTTAATGCCGGAGGAGCGGGACCGCTGGAGGAAGCACCTCGCACAGCGGCTCCAGAAACCCGCTGAAAAGGTAGGGAAGGAGGACTGGATCAAGGCGAACTCCTTCAAGTACACCTCAATGATCTACACCGCTTTGGACGCGGGACTACGGCCATGTGAGGTCGAACGCGCCAACCTTCGATGGGTGGACACGGACAACCAGGTACTACGGATTCCCAGGGAGGACGCATCGAAGAACCGTGAGAACTGGATCATCGCACTGAAACCCGAGACCGCATCCATACTGGAACGCTGGATCGAGGAACGAAAAACACGTGAGAAGTACGACAACCGGGAGGCGTTGTGGCTTACCAAGTACGGCAACAGGTACAACAAGGACTCCTTCAGGACCGTCTTCCGGAACATCGCCCAGGAGGCAGGGCTCGACCTCGAGAACCGTGACCTGACTCCTTACAGCATCCGGCACTCCACCGCTACATACATCGCCGAGGAACAAGGGTTAGCGGTCGCTGCCGCACAGTGCCGCCACAAGTCCAAACGGACTACGGAGAAGTACGAGCATAGTTCAGTTAGTCGTCAATCCGACGCGGTCAACAGCATAGACTGA
- a CDS encoding 7-cyano-7-deazaguanine synthase gives MTTEKYYVLRHPEFQRRTESKLRKKDETDYDNIIAVVPYKKDEFPYEVDYSRRKPLEADEVVKYDHSITHNLFQDRVPDIVLDILEIAVATFAADKAVDRGVKINDEDFDESRLNTRNIKLQVPVLSPEIATEEMERLYSEMVSHMTRDVVEYDFQLVGKTESIDRYTGQCGDNTVSLLSDGLDSTAGIYHNKSQGTESEYVTVNYGSGVRPKVEEIAEEAEIDPQIFKTRYEGSGESTQFSRGLLHLSFAAAAGSAFGANEIRCFENGIMARFLILSEGWMTTRTVSPLFLTYFNKILDSLSKPITVKNPFVNHTKTEIISKIPSTETVQKAISCPHKAWFGNQNCGLCVPCLIRNIGIIQSSHEVALEDLSKYNPLLSANFENQTFDVEIKENLNDNANSQDVFFKAVAEIAYFCRRILKENPRDLAIEYPELLNRPIYRQHHLFAENFVESMHTASEKNPTLSYLVRESSNN, from the coding sequence ATGACAACGGAGAAATATTATGTTCTACGTCATCCTGAGTTCCAGAGACGGACGGAATCGAAACTTCGAAAGAAAGATGAAACGGACTATGATAATATCATAGCAGTTGTTCCATACAAAAAGGACGAATTTCCTTACGAAGTAGACTATAGCAGGAGGAAACCGCTAGAGGCGGACGAAGTCGTCAAGTACGATCACTCCATCACCCATAATCTGTTTCAGGATAGAGTTCCCGACATCGTATTAGATATTCTGGAAATTGCTGTGGCTACATTCGCGGCAGACAAAGCAGTAGATCGCGGTGTTAAGATTAATGATGAGGACTTTGATGAAAGCCGACTCAACACCAGGAATATCAAGCTCCAGGTTCCAGTACTATCGCCTGAGATAGCGACTGAAGAGATGGAACGGCTCTACTCGGAGATGGTGTCCCACATGACTCGGGATGTTGTAGAGTACGACTTCCAGCTCGTCGGCAAAACTGAGTCAATAGATAGATACACGGGCCAATGTGGCGATAACACAGTAAGCCTCCTTTCAGATGGTCTGGATAGTACTGCCGGTATCTACCATAACAAGTCCCAAGGAACGGAATCAGAGTACGTCACGGTCAATTATGGAAGCGGTGTTAGACCGAAAGTAGAAGAAATCGCAGAAGAAGCAGAGATTGACCCTCAAATCTTCAAAACTCGTTACGAAGGTAGCGGCGAATCTACTCAGTTCTCCCGAGGACTTCTCCATCTCAGCTTTGCAGCTGCTGCCGGTTCCGCCTTCGGCGCCAACGAAATACGATGTTTCGAGAATGGAATCATGGCCCGGTTCCTCATACTTTCCGAAGGCTGGATGACCACAAGAACCGTTTCACCACTCTTCTTAACCTACTTCAACAAGATACTGGATAGCCTTTCAAAGCCAATCACGGTCAAAAACCCGTTTGTCAACCACACCAAAACAGAGATCATAAGCAAGATTCCTAGCACCGAAACAGTACAAAAAGCCATCTCTTGTCCACATAAAGCCTGGTTCGGAAACCAGAACTGCGGACTCTGTGTACCCTGCCTCATACGGAACATCGGCATAATTCAGAGCAGTCATGAAGTCGCATTAGAAGACCTCTCCAAGTATAACCCGTTGCTCTCAGCGAACTTCGAAAATCAGACTTTCGACGTAGAAATAAAAGAGAATTTGAACGACAATGCAAACTCTCAAGATGTTTTCTTCAAAGCTGTAGCAGAGATAGCATACTTCTGCCGCCGCATCCTGAAAGAGAATCCTCGGGACCTCGCAATAGAGTATCCGGAATTGCTAAACAGGCCAATCTATAGACAACATCATCTATTTGCAGAAAACTTCGTGGAATCCATGCACACAGCTTCAGAGAAAAACCCTACCCTCTCTTATCTAGTGAGAGAATCGTCAAACAATTAG
- a CDS encoding tyrosine-type recombinase/integrase yields the protein MSTTEHVNVERSLQNLEEEVHPENAEAVRRFIDHQAAEGISEVQQDRQVQSFKALLTKFAPDGFRLQGASEDELKTLLARLNRSDYAESTKIKFKGAVKKFYKVENGGHEHPSKVGFFSVNKKKATPVTRDDLFTDEERKRLFRSFTNTRDRAFTMVLYESAARPGELLNCNINDFSTGKGDFIFLEGSKGTPDRNNQLVRSGRTLREWISQHPLGGEIGDIEDSSAPLWVKNEQQSCEHCGEIPRFHDDGCSYEPDLRDRMNYNGFLNRFKDACERADIPENKQRPYNLRHTRLTEVATFMGYEQLNKFAGWVPGSNRAKVYVHLNSDDVNKAIREEYGLDNGEEEDGSINCSFCGTENQSQYSECRNCGRPLSLEEKSSKEEKRKILERLAELEEQGVLENIFTDK from the coding sequence ATGTCTACCACCGAACACGTCAACGTAGAACGAAGCCTTCAAAATCTCGAGGAGGAGGTCCACCCGGAGAACGCGGAAGCAGTACGCCGCTTTATCGATCACCAGGCCGCGGAAGGGATCAGCGAGGTACAGCAGGACCGCCAGGTACAGTCGTTCAAAGCGCTTCTGACTAAGTTCGCTCCCGACGGCTTCCGGCTGCAAGGTGCGTCCGAAGACGAGCTCAAAACGTTGCTCGCCCGTTTGAACAGGAGTGACTACGCGGAGTCGACCAAGATCAAGTTCAAGGGAGCGGTCAAGAAGTTCTACAAGGTGGAGAACGGTGGCCACGAACACCCTTCGAAAGTAGGTTTCTTCTCCGTTAACAAGAAGAAGGCCACTCCCGTTACGCGGGACGACCTGTTTACCGATGAGGAGCGGAAACGTTTGTTCCGCAGCTTCACCAATACAAGGGATCGGGCGTTCACCATGGTTCTATACGAAAGTGCGGCACGTCCAGGTGAACTCCTCAACTGCAACATAAACGACTTCTCAACAGGGAAAGGCGACTTCATCTTCCTCGAAGGATCGAAAGGGACGCCCGACAGGAACAACCAGCTCGTGCGATCGGGAAGGACGTTACGTGAATGGATCTCGCAGCACCCTTTAGGCGGTGAGATCGGCGACATCGAGGATTCATCCGCACCTCTCTGGGTCAAAAACGAGCAACAAAGTTGCGAACACTGCGGTGAGATCCCGCGTTTCCACGATGATGGTTGTAGTTACGAGCCGGATCTACGTGACAGGATGAACTACAACGGCTTCCTCAACCGTTTCAAGGATGCCTGTGAACGCGCAGACATCCCTGAGAACAAACAGCGGCCGTACAATCTGCGTCATACCCGTTTGACCGAGGTCGCGACCTTCATGGGCTACGAACAGCTCAACAAGTTCGCCGGCTGGGTCCCAGGAAGTAATAGAGCGAAGGTATACGTCCACCTCAACAGCGACGACGTCAACAAAGCGATACGGGAAGAGTACGGTCTCGACAACGGTGAGGAAGAGGACGGGTCGATCAACTGCTCCTTCTGCGGAACCGAGAACCAGTCCCAGTATTCTGAGTGTCGTAACTGTGGACGACCACTAAGCCTTGAAGAAAAATCGAGCAAAGAGGAGAAGCGGAAGATCCTGGAACGGTTGGCAGAGCTTGAGGAACAAGGAGTATTAGAAAATATTTTTACTGATAAATAG